In Campylobacter concisus, a genomic segment contains:
- the lysS gene encoding lysine--tRNA ligase, with the protein MFDNQHEIQRLQSIDELRNLGINPYPHFLRRDMNISKFRLKFNYINDTEEKKAEGQLVGLAGRIKLIRDAGKAVFANIEDEDGNLQIYFSNKTLDPEWFKIVKKYVEIGDIVYVRGYAFITRTGEFSMHVSELSLASKSISPLPEKYHGLVDVETRYRQRYLDMIMNPEVRADFKRRSVIISTIRRFFEEKGFLEVETPMLHPIAGGANAKPFITFHNALGVERYLRIAPELYLKRLIVGGFEAVYEMNRNFRNEGMDLTHNPEFTSIEFYWAYHNYHDLMGITEDLFNVILDKLDMEKVINFDGMEIDFSKPFKRISYKKALVEIGGLDDNIINDKDKILAKLRADGLEANEKLDLGHLQAELFDNYVESKLIHPTFVIDYPISISPLSRRSDANPDVAERFELFIAGRELANGFNELNDPIDQYNRFKAQIDAKNAGDDEAHEMDEDYVKALGYGMPPVAGEGIGIDRLVMLLTDKKSIRDVVLFPAMRPLKNEIKENEK; encoded by the coding sequence ATATTTGACAACCAACATGAGATTCAACGACTACAAAGCATAGACGAGCTAAGAAATTTAGGCATTAATCCATATCCGCATTTTCTTAGAAGAGATATGAATATCTCTAAATTTAGACTAAAATTTAACTACATTAATGATACAGAAGAGAAAAAGGCCGAAGGTCAGCTAGTGGGTCTTGCAGGTAGAATAAAACTAATTCGTGATGCTGGAAAAGCGGTCTTTGCAAATATCGAAGATGAAGATGGAAATTTACAAATTTACTTTAGTAATAAAACGCTTGATCCAGAGTGGTTTAAAATCGTTAAAAAATACGTAGAGATAGGCGATATCGTCTATGTCAGAGGTTATGCATTTATAACAAGAACTGGCGAATTTTCTATGCATGTAAGCGAGCTTAGCCTTGCTTCAAAGTCGATAAGCCCACTTCCTGAGAAGTATCATGGTTTAGTTGATGTTGAGACAAGATATCGCCAAAGATATCTTGATATGATAATGAACCCTGAAGTTAGGGCAGATTTTAAAAGACGCTCAGTGATTATTAGTACGATTAGAAGATTTTTTGAAGAAAAAGGCTTTTTAGAAGTTGAAACACCAATGCTACACCCAATAGCAGGTGGTGCAAACGCCAAGCCATTTATCACTTTTCATAATGCTCTTGGAGTCGAGAGATATCTAAGGATCGCACCTGAGCTATACCTCAAACGCCTTATAGTAGGTGGCTTTGAGGCTGTTTATGAGATGAATAGAAATTTTAGAAACGAAGGAATGGATCTTACTCACAACCCTGAGTTTACAAGTATAGAGTTTTACTGGGCATACCACAACTACCACGATTTAATGGGTATCACAGAGGATCTTTTTAATGTCATTTTGGACAAGCTGGATATGGAAAAAGTTATAAATTTTGACGGCATGGAGATTGATTTTAGTAAGCCATTTAAGCGAATAAGCTACAAAAAAGCTCTCGTTGAGATCGGCGGACTAGATGATAATATCATAAACGATAAAGATAAAATTTTAGCAAAACTAAGAGCTGATGGCCTTGAAGCAAATGAGAAGCTTGATCTTGGTCACTTGCAGGCTGAGTTATTTGATAACTACGTAGAGAGTAAGCTTATACACCCAACATTTGTTATTGATTATCCGATTTCGATCAGCCCACTTTCAAGAAGAAGTGACGCGAACCCTGATGTGGCTGAGAGATTTGAGCTATTTATCGCTGGTCGCGAGCTAGCAAATGGCTTTAACGAGCTAAACGATCCAATCGATCAATACAACCGCTTTAAAGCGCAAATCGATGCTAAAAATGCAGGCGATGACGAGGCGCATGAGATGGATGAGGACTATGTAAAAGCCCTAGGATACGGCATGCCACCAGTTGCAGGTGAGGGTATAGGCATCGATAGGCTTGTTATGCTTTTAACGGATAAAAAATCAATTCGCGACGTTGTGCTCTTCCCAGCGATGAGGCCACTTAAAAATGAGATAAAGGAGAATGAAAAATGA
- a CDS encoding shikimate dehydrogenase — protein sequence MKTFAVFGDPIAHSVSPRLHNKAIADLDLKALYTRVLLKDGSELINKFKSLKLNGANVTLPHKEWALNLADEASDIARKIGSANTLVLKKDKIYAYNTDAPGFLKAIKNFKDVKKAIVLGAGGTANAITYALKEQGVDVCILNRSKDRFEKFKDEYKCFSWDNYEEQKFDLVINSTSAGLKDDFLPAPKEILKSIFKDAKFAFDVIYGKQTPFLEMAKQNSLDVKDGADMLLYQAVLALNLFFNNTLNESKIERSMREIFYL from the coding sequence ATGAAAACATTCGCAGTCTTTGGAGACCCGATAGCTCACTCGGTATCTCCGAGGCTGCACAACAAAGCCATTGCAGACCTGGACTTAAAAGCACTTTATACAAGGGTCTTGTTAAAAGATGGCAGCGAATTAATCAATAAATTTAAATCCTTAAAATTAAACGGTGCAAACGTAACACTTCCACATAAAGAGTGGGCTTTAAATTTAGCCGATGAAGCTTCAGATATAGCTCGTAAAATAGGCTCTGCAAATACGCTTGTGCTTAAAAAAGACAAAATTTATGCGTATAACACAGATGCGCCCGGGTTTTTAAAGGCAATAAAAAATTTTAAAGATGTAAAAAAAGCTATTGTTCTTGGAGCTGGCGGTACTGCAAATGCCATAACTTATGCATTAAAAGAACAAGGCGTTGATGTTTGCATACTAAATAGAAGCAAAGATAGGTTTGAGAAATTTAAAGATGAGTACAAATGCTTTAGTTGGGATAACTACGAAGAGCAAAAATTTGATCTAGTCATTAACTCGACCTCTGCTGGTTTAAAGGATGATTTTCTACCAGCACCTAAAGAAATTTTAAAAAGCATTTTTAAGGATGCTAAATTTGCATTTGATGTGATTTATGGCAAGCAGACACCATTTTTAGAAATGGCCAAGCAAAATAGCCTTGACGTAAAAGATGGCGCCGATATGCTTTTGTATCAAGCAGTTCTAGCACTAAATTTATTTTTTAATAATACACTCAATGAGTCAAAGATCGAGCGCTCAATGAGAGAAATTTTCTATCTATAA
- a CDS encoding TRAP transporter substrate-binding protein: protein MNKFLLASLGLAAVACVAMGDDKVYKLKLASSWESTMPVLGDVPKELKDKVEKMSNGRLELRIDYPSKHKSPFAMLDFAKSGQYDITYTSSYYYKGKDAKTIFFTATPFMMNTDEQTAWYEFGGGKELEAKVYDPYNIKIFRAGNTGMQMGGWFKKEIKSLDDIKGLKIRIPGFGGEIYAKLGANINTIPTGELYMALEMGTIDSVEWVSPAYDMALGFHKVAKYYYTGWQEPNGETQFFFNKKSYEKLPDDLKAIFEAAAAEVARDANTKVFYSNVEYWDKMKSEYPDIQVKSFPPEVIAALKKATNELLDEESAKDPLFKEIVESQRAFLKKAREWTKISDYAYIKTNE from the coding sequence ATGAATAAATTTTTATTAGCGTCTCTTGGTTTAGCAGCTGTTGCTTGCGTTGCTATGGGAGATGATAAAGTTTATAAGCTAAAGCTTGCTAGCTCATGGGAGAGCACTATGCCAGTGCTTGGTGATGTGCCAAAAGAGCTAAAGGATAAAGTTGAAAAGATGAGTAATGGCAGACTTGAGCTAAGGATTGATTATCCATCAAAGCATAAATCACCTTTTGCAATGCTTGATTTTGCTAAAAGCGGTCAATACGACATTACCTACACAAGTAGCTATTATTATAAAGGCAAAGATGCTAAAACTATATTTTTTACAGCAACTCCATTTATGATGAATACTGACGAGCAAACAGCTTGGTATGAATTTGGCGGTGGTAAGGAGCTTGAGGCAAAAGTTTACGATCCATACAATATCAAAATTTTTAGAGCTGGAAATACCGGCATGCAAATGGGTGGCTGGTTTAAAAAAGAGATAAAATCACTAGATGATATCAAAGGTTTAAAGATAAGAATTCCGGGCTTTGGTGGTGAAATTTACGCTAAACTTGGCGCTAACATCAATACTATCCCAACTGGTGAGCTTTATATGGCTCTTGAGATGGGAACGATCGACTCAGTCGAATGGGTTAGCCCAGCTTATGATATGGCACTTGGCTTTCACAAAGTGGCAAAATACTACTACACAGGCTGGCAAGAGCCAAACGGTGAAACTCAATTTTTCTTTAATAAAAAATCATACGAGAAGCTTCCAGATGACCTAAAAGCGATCTTTGAAGCAGCTGCAGCCGAAGTAGCAAGAGATGCAAATACAAAAGTATTTTATTCAAATGTCGAGTACTGGGATAAAATGAAGAGCGAGTATCCAGACATCCAAGTAAAATCTTTCCCACCAGAAGTAATCGCAGCTCTTAAAAAAGCCACAAATGAGCTTCTTGATGAAGAGAGTGCTAAAGATCCACTATTTAAAGAGATCGTTGAGTCACAAAGAGCTTTCCTTAAAAAAGCAAGAGAATGGACTAAAATTTCAGACTACGCTTATATCAAAACAAACGAATAG
- a CDS encoding serine hydroxymethyltransferase: MSLQSYDKDIYDLVNLELKRQCDHLEMIASENFTYPEVMEVMGSILTNKYAEGYPGKRYYGGCEFVDEIEQIAIDRCKELFGCEFANVQPNSGSQANQGVYGALLNPGDKILGMDLSHGGHLTHGAKVSSSGKMYESFFYGVELDGRINYDRVMDIAKIVKPKMIVCGASAYTREIEFKKFREIADAVGAILFADVAHIAGLVVAGEHQSPFPYCDVVSSTTHKTLRGPRGGIIMTNNEEYAKKINASIFPGIQGGPLVHVIAAKAVGFKHNLSPEWKIYAKQVKANAKKLGEVLIKRGFDLVSGGTDNHLILMSFLNRDFSGKDADIALGNAGITVNKNTVPGETRSPFITSGIRVGSPALTARGMKEAEFELIANKIADVLSDINNTSLQEKTKAELVELAHKFIIYDKATF, translated from the coding sequence ATGAGTTTGCAAAGCTATGATAAGGACATTTACGATCTAGTAAATTTAGAGTTAAAACGCCAGTGCGACCACCTTGAGATGATCGCTAGTGAAAATTTTACATATCCAGAAGTTATGGAAGTAATGGGCTCAATCCTAACAAACAAATATGCTGAAGGCTATCCTGGCAAGAGATATTATGGTGGCTGCGAATTTGTCGATGAGATCGAGCAAATAGCGATTGATAGATGTAAAGAGCTTTTTGGATGTGAATTTGCAAACGTTCAACCAAACTCAGGCTCTCAGGCAAATCAAGGTGTTTACGGCGCTTTACTTAATCCAGGCGATAAAATTTTAGGAATGGATCTAAGCCATGGTGGACACTTAACACACGGCGCGAAAGTCAGCAGCTCTGGCAAGATGTATGAGAGCTTTTTCTATGGCGTCGAGCTTGATGGCCGCATAAACTACGATAGAGTCATGGATATAGCAAAGATAGTAAAACCAAAAATGATCGTTTGTGGCGCAAGTGCATACACAAGAGAGATCGAGTTTAAAAAATTTCGTGAGATAGCTGATGCTGTTGGGGCGATACTTTTTGCAGATGTTGCTCATATTGCTGGTCTTGTTGTTGCTGGTGAGCATCAAAGTCCTTTCCCATACTGTGATGTCGTAAGTTCAACTACGCATAAAACATTAAGAGGCCCAAGAGGCGGTATCATTATGACAAACAACGAAGAGTATGCTAAGAAGATAAATGCCTCTATTTTTCCAGGCATTCAGGGCGGACCACTAGTTCATGTCATCGCAGCAAAGGCAGTTGGCTTTAAGCACAACCTTAGCCCTGAGTGGAAAATTTATGCCAAACAAGTAAAAGCAAATGCTAAAAAATTAGGTGAAGTATTAATAAAAAGAGGCTTTGATCTAGTGAGCGGCGGTACCGATAACCACCTAATATTAATGAGCTTTTTAAATAGAGATTTTAGCGGTAAAGACGCTGATATCGCTCTTGGAAATGCAGGCATAACAGTAAATAAAAATACGGTTCCAGGTGAGACAAGAAGTCCATTTATCACAAGTGGTATACGTGTTGGTAGTCCTGCGCTTACGGCTCGTGGCATGAAAGAAGCTGAGTTTGAACTAATAGCAAACAAAATAGCTGACGTATTAAGCGACATAAACAACACATCTTTGCAAGAGAAGACAAAAGCTGAGCTAGTTGAACTTGCTCATAAATTTATAATCTATGATAAAGCGACATTTTGA
- a CDS encoding Fur family transcriptional regulator: MIENLEYDALLEKFKRVLRDNGLKYTKQREILLKTLYNNGEHFTPEKLYLFIKETHPELNIGIATVYRTLNLLEESEMVTSISFGSQGKKFELATKPHHDHMICRKCGLIIEFEDPMIEKRQISIAKDHGFKLTGHMMQLYGICEKCSKNNIKGK, from the coding sequence ATGATAGAAAATTTAGAATATGATGCGTTGCTTGAGAAATTCAAAAGAGTGCTTCGCGACAATGGTTTAAAATACACGAAACAGCGTGAAATTTTACTAAAAACGCTATACAACAATGGTGAACACTTTACTCCAGAAAAACTTTATCTTTTTATAAAAGAAACGCACCCTGAGCTAAATATTGGTATCGCAACTGTTTATAGAACACTAAATCTACTTGAAGAATCAGAGATGGTGACATCAATCAGCTTTGGTTCACAAGGCAAAAAATTTGAGCTTGCCACAAAGCCACATCACGACCATATGATATGCAGAAAGTGCGGCCTTATCATAGAATTTGAAGATCCAATGATAGAAAAAAGACAAATCAGTATCGCAAAAGATCATGGTTTTAAACTAACTGGTCACATGATGCAGCTTTATGGAATTTGTGAAAAATGCTCAAAAAATAATATAAAGGGAAAGTAA
- a CDS encoding SPOR domain-containing protein, translated as MENDELKDILLERDDDARGLKLKKLLIFIVALIILFLIIVVAMKLVNSSDPSQAQNEADSRLVLPPVPAEQPVDRQAPIADTNSDNKKGDTQLFEQVPIVPENKQQDEFEDMIKKLKDKENNKPVSKTEEPKEIVKPIEKPAEIPAKKAETKADAPVKKVEKVAATDKKSEAKPAKTENKVDKKIEKKAETKIEKTDKKAEVAKSEPATKGSYVQVFVTSKFNPNAEYMKKIAAKGYSYKTIKVGELTKILVGPFDEKTLQKAVGDIRKDINKDAFIFRAK; from the coding sequence GTGGAAAACGATGAGTTAAAAGATATTCTTTTAGAAAGAGATGATGACGCAAGAGGATTGAAGCTAAAAAAACTTCTGATATTTATAGTAGCTCTTATTATACTTTTTTTGATTATTGTAGTGGCTATGAAGCTAGTAAATTCAAGCGATCCTTCACAAGCTCAAAATGAAGCTGATTCGAGACTAGTACTTCCTCCAGTACCAGCTGAGCAGCCAGTAGATAGACAAGCTCCGATAGCTGATACAAATTCAGACAATAAAAAAGGCGATACACAGCTTTTTGAGCAAGTACCGATCGTGCCTGAAAATAAGCAACAAGATGAATTTGAAGATATGATCAAAAAGCTAAAAGATAAAGAAAACAATAAGCCTGTTTCTAAAACTGAAGAGCCAAAAGAGATAGTTAAGCCTATCGAAAAGCCTGCTGAAATACCAGCAAAAAAAGCTGAGACAAAGGCAGATGCTCCAGTTAAAAAAGTCGAAAAGGTAGCAGCTACTGATAAAAAGAGTGAGGCAAAACCAGCTAAGACTGAAAATAAAGTAGATAAAAAGATTGAAAAAAAGGCTGAAACCAAAATAGAAAAAACGGACAAAAAAGCTGAAGTAGCTAAAAGTGAACCTGCCACAAAAGGCTCTTACGTTCAAGTGTTTGTGACTAGTAAATTTAATCCAAATGCTGAATATATGAAGAAGATCGCTGCTAAGGGATATAGTTACAAGACTATAAAAGTTGGTGAACTGACTAAAATTTTAGTTGGTCCATTTGATGAAAAAACGCTTCAAAAAGCAGTAGGCGATATTAGAAAAGATATCAATAAAGACGCTTTTATCTTTAGAGCAAAATGA
- a CDS encoding DUF1882 domain-containing protein: MQSIDTALIKIITTHYYIKRDTIVNKIEYRGKIFFDKFEKINEPLTYNIMKEHEEGKAVIAHSLINAYDKVENIVFDYNGRTPDRFWHKAQLLLREEGFINFTAYESKTPGHLHLYVHKGHTTLNEACQLANMLNAKLSQKLPKEWRMFPNIDMPKEFNILTLPYKLYQKERGASWSKYM, encoded by the coding sequence ATGCAAAGTATTGATACGGCACTTATAAAGATTATTACAACTCACTACTATATCAAGCGTGATACGATCGTTAATAAAATAGAATATAGAGGCAAAATTTTCTTTGATAAATTTGAAAAGATCAACGAGCCACTGACCTATAATATTATGAAAGAGCATGAAGAGGGTAAGGCTGTTATCGCGCACTCTTTAATAAATGCATACGATAAAGTTGAAAATATAGTCTTTGACTATAACGGCAGAACCCCTGATAGATTTTGGCATAAAGCACAGCTTCTTTTAAGAGAAGAGGGCTTTATAAATTTTACAGCCTACGAGAGCAAGACGCCAGGGCATCTGCATCTTTATGTGCATAAAGGTCACACTACGCTAAATGAGGCTTGCCAGCTAGCAAACATGCTCAACGCAAAGCTTTCACAGAAGCTACCTAAAGAGTGGAGGATGTTTCCAAATATCGATATGCCAAAAGAATTTAATATACTAACTTTACCTTATAAACTCTATCAAAAAGAGCGCGGGGCAAGTTGGTCAAAATATATGTAA